The following is a genomic window from Colletotrichum lupini chromosome 5, complete sequence.
AGGGGCGCGGCGAGCTGCGTGAGGGTGAAGACGCGCTGGAGGTTCAGGGTGAGGAGTTTGGTCCAGGCGGCGTCCGGGTACGTTTCGAAGGCGTCGCCCCACGCCGCGCCCGAGTTGTTCACGAGGACGTGGAGCCGCCCGCCCGTCTGCTCGGCGAGCTCGTCGACGAGGCGCCTGCAGTCGTCTAGCTTCTGGAGGTCGGCGGGGATGGCGTGGCATTTCCCGGGGCCTTTGGCGgtgagggcggcggcggaggcggagCAGGCTTTCGCGTCGCGGGAGGAGATGTAGACTGTTGCGCCGTTTGTGATGTAGCCTTCTGAGATCATGTAGCCTATTCCTTTCGCGCCGCCTGTTACGAGGATGTTTTTGTCCTggagaggggggggggggggggggggttagcTTGGTGTTTGAGAATTTGACTTTGGGAATTGTCGAGGATGTGGatgaggacgaggacgagagAGAGGGAGCCTGATCTTTACCTTGACGTTGAAGAGCGATGCGACATCCATTGCTGCTGATTTCCTACTATTTCGTTGGGGAAGATGGAGTTGTTGCTGTAGCTTGACTTCTGGTACAGGTTCAATTGTCAAGTTGGAAGATAGATCCGATTGAATTTGAAAGAGGACCGAGAGATGTAGATGTAGAACGACGAAAGACAAGGGTGCGGGAGCTATCTTCGGCTGATATGAGAAGGAGAGCAGCTTTCGGGGTGCGGTCGTCTGAGCTTCCCAGTTGCGAAAAATGAGCCGAGGCTCGCGGTCGTTTGGAGGGGTCTAGGCCGAGGGCGCGTCCCCCCGATCCCCCGATAAGGGGTACATTGCTTCTTACCCCGGACTGCGCTGCGGGGAAAGTATACTGCATCTTTTACCACGCGACACCGGCTCCAAGGTACAAAGATGCGACATTGGGAGCTTGAAGTTTTCCTGCATTACCTACATATTGTATACGTGAAGCTGCATGCAGTCTTGATCTGAATTACTCGACGTATCCTGATCCATGGTTCACGAACCTCGCATGTTTGTGCATTTCAGTAACATCGATTACTTGTTTGTTCAAATACCTCAAAGAAAGGCAAAACTATGCTAATCTGGCAGACATGCCTGTTCGTCTCTACTTGACTGTCCGTTTGCCCAAAAGTCTATTGTCATGGTCATCCGATTAAACCGCAACCACCAACGCCATTGCTCAATTTCAAATCCGTTGTTCCGCGCCGGCGACGGAGTGCTGATGCTGCCGGGCTCGAGGTCTCTTACGCAGTGGTCGGTATCGATACCCCATCTGCACGAGAGCCACGAGGAGCGCATGTACTATCCAAGTATAACCACTTGTACGAGGTTGTGCGATGGATGAGACCGCCAACGTCACCGACCTTTCTCCATGCTCGTCAACACGATATCTCACACGTAACATCTACGACGTCGACGACCTCGGGCTGCGCTTTCTCATAAAAGCCGGCAGCCTCGACGGCTTCTCGCCGCTCTCAGTCGTGTTGGTCGTCTTCTCCGGCGTAGTGCTCGCCCCgccggcagcagcagcggcggcaGCCTCCCTCTCTTTCCTAggcgagcagcagcagcccatGGCCATGTGGAGGATGGCGGCGAGGTCGACGAGGGCGCTGGCGAGCCACATGAAGACGAACATGCGCACGCCGAGGACGGCGTTGATGTTGAGCTCGGACTGCTGGGTGAGGGCGATCTTGGCGCCGACGCTCATGACGGTGCCGATGATGGAGGCGACGGTGACGAGGAGGCCCGCGATGCCGGCGAAGATGGCGACGGGCAGGCTCCACCAGCGCGAGCGCATGACGAGCGGGGTGACGACGATgagggcggcggcgagggaGATGCCGGAGATGAAGAGGCCGAACATGACCTGCTGGCCGATGCGGAGGATGTTGAGGATGGTGCTGACCTCGGAGGGGAGGGCGATGGTGGCGCCGGCGAGGAGCTCGTTGGTGAGGATCTCGATGGGGTTGAACCACCACATGCGCTGGGGGGTTGAGCAGAAGGTGACGCCCCTGGTGATGGCGTGTTAGTAACGTTCGTTCCTGCGATTGAGACACCTGGGGGGGCACTTACTCATCGTTGTAGCCTTCGCAAAAGTTCCAGAGACCGACTTGGTAAAAGTCGTGGAGTCCCAGGCTGCGGGCTACGGAGTTGAGGAGGACGGCGTTGGCCGAGGAGAGCGGGATGATGTCGGAGACATCGAGTTTGAAGAAGTAAATGTCCGTCAGAACGGGCTTGATGGAGGTGTTGCCGATGATGACGAGGATGAGGAAGATGATGGCGATGAAGTAGCAGACGGCCGCGGTGATGGCGCTGTTCCGGCGGACTTTGGCCATCGCGAGGGTCGTTATTCGGAGCTTGAGCGTTGGAGAGGAGGATGACTGCGGTCGTCGTAGGAGGGCGGGCTTGGAACCGGAATCTGGGACCCGGTGATGATGGAGTACAGTATACGGAGAGTCTCTCCTCTCTCCCCAGATATCTCACGTAAATGCGTATGTGAGGGCAAGATGACGCGGTAAGGCCACCGGAGCTCTCTCTCTAACTTTGCCGATGGTCCGGAGAGGGAACGAGAAAAGGGAACTGAATAATACCAGGGGGACTCGTCCTATTCAGCGATCCAGGCGCGACCGTACTCGAGAAAGCCGTCCGTAATCCAAGAGAATTGGGCGTAGGCGTAGGCGTCTCGGGCCAAGGGGCTATGATGCGAAAAAAGGGAATCGGCCCTACGTGTGCAAAAAGGTTGGCGGAGCGGAGAGGAGTCGGGAAGCCAAAGAAGGACCAGAGACGGATAATGACGACGAGCGTCAGGAAGCTAGCTTGACTGATGGAATCCACTCGGCAATTTCGTGTCTGGAAGATGGAAAAGGAACAAAACAAAATGATTCCAGACCAGGCCAGGCCGTCACAATAGATTCGATGGAGTACTCCGTAAACACACCCCTGGACTCTGGAGCCCTGGTGGTTGGTAAATACGGACAAGGCGTCAAAGACTCGAGGCAGAAGCAGGGCCAAGACACCGGAGCCAAACCTGGATGGATAGATGGACAGATGGAGAGACGAGAGAGGATAAACAGAGCGGGACGGGTCTGATTGAGTTGGCATAAACCCAGGCGTATCGCTGTTCTCCGGGGGGTTGCTTTCTGTGTAGAGGCTGAGGATGGTCCAGGTGTTTGCATGGGTCACTGACAGCCGGACAGGGAGAATGACGTCGTAGCAAccaatatcttttttattttttctctctctacACTATTTTTCCCTCTCTTTCTGCTgctactgctgctgctgcgttTTCTGCATTGGATCATCCCAGCGTTTTTTCTTGCTAGCGGCGCGCCACGGCTAGCGGGTCCGTAGGTATCTAAGTGGGACTCCGCTGCCTCATTCCAGGTTGTGCGGTGGGTCCATCCACCTCATGTTTCCAAGCTGCCGTCCATCTCCATTTcgtctcactcactcactcactcacagtCGCTCATATTCACAAGTTCACGGTCTTATCACACACAAGAACTCAACTCAATGGATAGGACACACAGACTCTCCAGTGACGGCACAGACGAATGGAGTGCAGCAGTCGATAACTGCATACTGCAGCATCATGGCTCACCTCGGGGCTACTCCTCGGGGCGTCAAAAAGGGGGAGAGAGACATCAAGTCCCGTGGCACCGCCGCGAGATCAGGTATCCGTACGTCGGTACCATTCTCCATCCAGAACAGGATCCCAAATGCCTTTCCAGTTTCGGGTTCCGAGGGGCCGTCTAAACGAGCTTCGCGCGGCCCCCATACGGATACCCGCAACCACCACCGTGACCACCCCCATCCCATCTGCCCATACTTGGTACAGCACCGCCTCCAAGCCTCCGTCGACGAGTTCCAGCCAACCGGGCCGTTGTGTCAGTCTCTCCGCGGGCGGGCGATCTGTATCGTTCCGTGGGATCTGTAGCCACTCCTCAGCTGAAGTAGGATCATCACGGTTGACGGCGGTTACTAAGCGCAAAAGGAAGTTCGGCAAGCCACTCGAAATGCAAATGGAACAGCAACAACTCAACAACGACACCAGCCCAACCCACGACCCATCAGCAAGCCAGGTGCGTACCTAGAGCCGGACGGCGGCTGTGTGAAATGAGATTTTAATGGGTGGATTGATGGTTGGTTAGGGCCGCTTTCTCCTTGTTGCACCATCGATCCGACTCCCGGGCCCCCGTACGCATGTCCCCCGTCCCGCCTTGTGTCTCCTGCAGGTTGCATCTCTCTTCTTCCTATTTGCGCAGATAGATATACGTGTATTGTGCTCATGATGCTCATCGCTGAGGCATATCCAAGGAGAATGACCCACGGGGGAGGGGTGTCGAGGCGTTTCTCTTCCAGGGACCAAGTCAGAAATAGTTTGAAAATTCCCCGTCGTAGCATCCAAGGGTCACGATCCCAGCAGGGACCCAGATAGATGTCTTGACCTAAACAAACGAAATGAGGATGGGCGGCAAGTGTTGAGCCTAAAACTCTGTTTTGTTTTTtctaataccctttttttcgaTCTTCCTGATCTACCTCTCAGCCTCAACGACAATGGTCATCGATAACCATTGTCCATGTTTTTCCAGCTTGCCGGATCTTTGTTTTGCAAACATGACGAACAATTCGGATTTCTCGGATTCCAAGGAGACAAAGGCGCGTCCAGCAGGGCCATCCTGCACGCGCGTCCGTCCCCGCCACGCCGGCACAGGAGCCGGTGATCGCCAGGGATATCCGTATAGGGCCCCCGGTCCATGGTTTTCTGCGCTGTCCTTTGCCGCAAGCCACAGCCGCAGATATGCAGTGGTACCGTAAGGTAGTCGGTCTGGTATGGATGGGTAGATGGAACGGCGCGTCCATGACTTGACCTGCTGGCCATCTGTTGTATCGGGATTGGTGGTGGGTTACTTCCAGTCAATGTCTCTCAGTCTCTTGACAGCCTCTCTCAAGATGCCAAATACAGTCACCTGCTGCCTGCTTGCAGTATACGGACGCACAAAACAAATGTGACAGATAGGTTCCAATGACATGACTGCGTGACCCTGTCGAGCTGGAGCTGCCGATGAGATGACCAGCAGGGACCCGGCACATCCCCAGCGATCCTCGCAGCAGCTTCCGGTGGTTGGTGGGTCCGTCTTGATGGGGCTCTGTGCTCCTGGTATCCACTACCAACCTGGCTAGGTGAGGTAGCTACTTGGGGCCCGGTACCCCCTGCCAGTTTGGCGGTAGCGCCGTACGGGGCCTGGGCCACCACCCCTCCAAGCCTCCAAGGCGTGCCGCAGGCCGCAGAGGCTGCAGAAAGAATGTCTGGGCCACCCCGGGAAAAACGAGGAAGGAAGTACACAAATATTATGTCATAGCTGGACGTATGCGAAGTCTCGACAATTGGCACCAAGGTCCAGGGAAAATAGTCGTTCCTCTAGACTCCAGAGTCTAGGCTTCTCGTTGCTGGCTGGCGCAACATTGGCAAACGGCCGCACCTTTCCTCTCTCATATGTGAAATTCTCGAACATTTCTTTCCGCCTCTGCCGTTGCGTGACGAAGAGAAAAACGCCTCGAAAAAGAGTATACTAGGCACCCTAGCGTGCTTCTGCTTTTCGGCGGTATTTTTTGCTTGGGGATCGTCATCGAAACTCTCCTCGTCCGATAACCGTTTTTGGCTTCTGTCTCCCGTCTCCCGTCCCTCGCCCAACTCAAATTTCTTTCCCCCGAGGGGCGCACCGTGGTCACTGCGTCTTGCAGCCATCCCAGACTCTCTCAAAGTCTACTCCCAGACCTCGAATAACATACAACCATATCGAGCCCGGGAAACCacccctaccttaccttacctgacCATTCCCTCGAGAAGCAACAACAACTCCACGACTTCCCTTCCCTTTCCTCGCGGCCACTCCACCAACAAAGTCCTCGCCAGAGAGGCTGCCTCGCCCAGCATGACAGGACCACTCTTTGCCCTCTCCCTCGGGCTCTTATCCCTCTTCACAGCCCAAGCCGCAGCGCAGGACCAAGTCAGCACGAGCACATTCACCCTCTCCAACACCGACGACGTGACTTTCCTCTCGGGAACCAAGACCGTCGCAGTCACCCAGCCCAGGACCCCAACGGGTCCCTACGCAACCTACACCTCGAGAATCACCCTCACGAATGGCGACCTGTCCACCATGACCGGGACCATGACGGTCACCGGCAACGTCACCCAAACCACCACAAATTCCGTGGGCCAATCCGTCGTCATCATCTCGGGCCAGACCTCCGTCGTCACCTCCACCATCACCGGCACCGATGCCAATGCCACCCAGACCGAGACCGCACCCGCCGGCCCGACAAACACACAGCCCTGCAACAACTACGTCGAGTTCTGCGACCGCAAGTACAGCAACGTCACCGAGGTCGGGTGTCACAACTCCCCCTTTGTGCGCCCCGGGAACTCGGCCTCCAACCAGGCTCTCGATGTCACCACTCAGCTCAACGACGGTATCCGCTTCCTCCAGGCTCAGATCCAGTGGCCCACGAACGGCACGGTACCGCACTTTTGTCATTCTTCCTGCGATATCCTCGATGGTGAGTTTTCTCTCAAGACAAAAGCTTCATCTTCAAAGAGCCAGTAGCTAACCTTGTTCCGCAGTCGGCCCCATCACCGAATGGCTCACTACCGTCCGCGAATGGGTCGCCTCTCACCCGTACGACGTCGTCACCATCCTCCTCGGCAACGGCAACTACTCCACCCCGGACCTGTACGCCCCCTTCATCGAATCAACCGGAATCCTCCAATACGCCTACCAGCCTCCCTACCTCCCCATGAGACTCGAAGACTGGCCCACCCTATCCCAGATGATCTTGGGGGGCAAGCGCGTCGTCATGTTCATGGACTACATGGCCGACCAGCAGAAATTCCCCTGGCTCCTCGACGAGTTCTCCCAAATGTGGGAGAGCCCCTTTGACCCCATGGACCGCACCTTCCCCTGCACCGTCCAGC
Proteins encoded in this region:
- a CDS encoding tat pathway signal sequence, with the protein product MTGPLFALSLGLLSLFTAQAAAQDQVSTSTFTLSNTDDVTFLSGTKTVAVTQPRTPTGPYATYTSRITLTNGDLSTMTGTMTVTGNVTQTTTNSVGQSVVIISGQTSVVTSTITGTDANATQTETAPAGPTNTQPCNNYVEFCDRKYSNVTEVGCHNSPFVRPGNSASNQALDVTTQLNDGIRFLQAQIQWPTNGTVPHFCHSSCDILDVGPITEWLTTVREWVASHPYDVVTILLGNGNYSTPDLYAPFIESTGILQYAYQPPYLPMRLEDWPTLSQMILGGKRVVMFMDYMADQQKFPWLLDEFSQMWESPFDPMDRTFPCTVQRPPDLSQEAARDRLYLMNHNLNAEYNIFGASILVPAVSLLNSTNNATGNGSLGGAAQNCTRDWGFPPKVLNVDYYNYGDPEGSVFQVQAKMNNVTYTRECCGKVTGASPGRPTASALVLGLAFACALLLV
- a CDS encoding SUR7 protein, producing MQKTQQQHLYTESNPPENSDTPGFMPTQSDPSRSVYPLSSLHLSIYPSRFGSGVLALLLPRVFDALSVFTNHQGSRVQGCVYGVLHRIYCDGLAWSGIILFCSFSIFQTRNCRVDSISQASFLTLVVIIRLWSFFGFPTPLRSANLFAHDESPWYYSVPFSRSLSGPSAKLERELRWPYRVILPSHTHLHSGSKPALLRRPQSSSSPTLKLRITTLAMAKVRRNSAITAAVCYFIAIIFLILVIIGNTSIKPVLTDIYFFKLDVSDIIPLSSANAVLLNSVARSLGLHDFYQVGLWNFCEGYNDEGVTFCSTPQRMWWFNPIEILTNELLAGATIALPSEVSTILNILRIGQQVMFGLFISGISLAAALIVVTPLVMRSRWWSLPVAIFAGIAGLLVTVASIIGTVMSVGAKIALTQQSELNINAVLGVRMFVFMWLASALVDLAAILHMAMGCCCSPRKEREAAAAAAAGGASTTPEKTTNTTESGEKPSRLPAFMRKRSPRKVGDVGGLIHRTTSWGIDTDHCVRDLEPGSISTPSPARNNGFEIEQWRWWLRFNRMTMTIDFWANGQSSRDEQASSRIQYVGNAGKLQAPNVASLYLGAGTPPNDREPRLIFRNWEAQTTAPRKLLSFSYQPKIAPAPLSFVVLHLHLSVLFQIQSDLSSNLTIEPVPEVKLQQQLHLPQRNSRKSAAMDVASLFNVKDKNILVTGGAKGIGYMISEGYITNGATVYISSRDAKACSASAAALTAKGPGKCHAIPADLQKLDDCRRLVDELAEQTGGRLHVLVNNSGAAWGDAFETYPDAAWTKLLTLNLQRVFTLTQLAAPLLEAAASSGAGAGDPSRIINIGSVDGLRVPLISSYAYSASKAGLHHLSRALARELGPRGVTSNTLACGPFESKMMAATLETMRDTIEGEIPMRRIGTPQDVAGACLFLSGRAGAFVTGATITVDGGIMEISSEFGSFFQAQDYGENIDTAICNP